The Candidatus Nitrosopumilus sp. SW genomic sequence CAAAAATAATATTTTAATTAGAGTTGAAGAACAAGAAGCAGCTTATGTTTTAAAATCAAATAAAATAATTTCAATAATTAAAAACATCATTAATGATTATTCAGATCAGAATATTGTAATTTTGGGCAGATATTCACATCAGATAAAAAAAATACAAAAGATTGTAGGTAAAAAAGCCAAAGTCATAAAGATGTCATTTGATGGAAAAATATTATTAAACAACACAGATGTTTTCATCGGTTCTGGAGGAACAATGACAGCAGAATCAGCTTTAATGGGAGTTCCAACAATTTCATATAATGCAGTTCCAAATCCAATTGAAAGTTATTTAGTAAAAAAAGCATTAGTCAAAAGAGAAACAGATCCCAAAAAAATTAATAGACATATTTCTAGAATTTTTAAATCATCAAATAAAGTAAACCAGAACAGGGCAAAAAAAATTACAAATCAAATGGAAGACCCGGTTGAAAAATTAGTCAAGGTAATTAAAGATTGATCATTGTCATGTTGAAATAAAAAGTTCATTAAGGGAGTTAGCGTGCTCGATTTAGCAGCCCGATAGTGTAGAGGTCAAGCATATGGGCCTTTGGAGCCCGTGACGGCAGTTCGAATCTGCCTCGGGCTATTCTAAAAAACAACAAACTGTAACACGAATATAGCATGAAGTGTTTTTCTGAAAATAGGTACAATGTCAGATATAGTATTAGGCATGGGAGAAGTGGGGGAAACTCTATTTGGGTTACTGGATGAAAGAAATTTTGATTGTATTGGTATTGATATAGAATCTGCAAAATGTAAAAATTATTCACAAAATGATACAATTGAAAATCCAGAATATCTTCATGTTTGCTTACCAGGAGAATTAACAGATTTTGTAGAAATCACTATAAGTTGGATTCCAAAGTTAAAGGGTCTAAAAGCAATAGTTATCCATTCTACCGTAAGACCAGGAACTACAAAAAATATTCAAGAAAAATCCAATGTCCCAGTTTTATTTTCACCAGTTCGTGGCGTTCATAGAAGATTCTTAGATGACATCAAAAAATATACAAAATTCATTGCTTCAGATGATAATGAAATCAATCCTGAAATTAAGTCGGATTTAGAAAAGAGATTTCAAAAAGTTGATTGGATGTCAACTACAAAAACAGGTGAGCTTGCAAAGATTTTAGTTGACACATCATATTATGGATGGCTTATCAATTATGCACAAATAACAAAGATGATTTGTGAAAAAGAAGGCATAGATTTTGATGAAATGTGGAAATTTGCAGATGAGATACATGAAAACTTAGGAAACAGACCAAAAATGTATCCAGGGGTTATTGGAGGTCATTGTGTGATACCAAATTTGAGTTTAATTGAATATGAAAATCTAGATGTGATTAAAAAAATTAATGAAATGTACGAGAAATTTAAAAAATAATATTGATTTCTAAAAATCTAATTTAGTTAGAAGTTTTGATGCAATAACAAATAGTATTGAAGCAATTCCAACAAGTACAAACATTTCAATAATTACAAACTCAGTAATAGTTCCAAAAATTCCTGCTCTAATTACATCAACCAGATAAGTTAACGGATTTAGATAAAACGCAGTACGTAATGGTTCAGGGACGTTTTCTGCAGGATAAAATGCTGAACTAACAAATGCAAAAAATAGAAAAACAGTGTTAATTATTACATTGAATCCTTCACTAGAGCGTAATCTAGTTGAAATTATAGATGCTAGTGAACCAAATAAAACAGAGCCAGTAATGGCACCAAAAATAATCACAGGGATTGTAACTATTGAAAATTCTACAGACTCAAAAAAGACAGGATAGCCTACCAAAGCGATCAAAGAAGCACTAACTAAACCAATTATTCCTATAGTGCAAATATTACTAAGAATGTAATGACTTCTTGTAAATGGACCAGACATTATTTGTTCAAACATCCCATGTCTTCTATCATTCCAAATTATGATTCCTGAGACAAGCGTACTGTTCATTATGTTAAATCCAATCATACCAGATGCTAGAAATGCAGGATAATCAAGTTCCTTTGTACCAAAAGGTACATGTTGAATTAATGGAGCATAAGCAAAACCTGCAACAAAAATATAGATCAGAGGAAAAATTACTTGCCAAATTAAGAATCCCGGATTCAAAGAAATGGTAATGTTTCTATTTACAAGTCTAATTATTGGATGCATTTTCTCTCACCATTTTTAAGAATATTTCTTCAAGATTCGTAGGAACAGCAGATAAATCTTCTATCTCAATATTATTATCATTTAATATTTTCAAAACTTTTAACAAAACTAATTCAGATTGTTCAGAATGAATAACAATATTTGTACCAGATTCAAAATTTATTTTACAATCATCAATTCCATTGAGTAAATTAGAAATTTTAGAATTTTTTTCTAATAAATGAATTTTAATAGTTTTTTCTTTTCCAAATTTACTTTTTAATGCTTCAGGGGAATCAACAGTAACAATTTTCCCTTTATCAATAATTGCAATCTCATCACAAAGATATTCAGCTTCTGTTAAAATGTGAGTGGTGTAAAAAATTGTCAAACCTGTATTGACTTTATTTTTTAAATAATCTAACAGTTTTCTTCGAGCAGTAGGATCTAATCCTACTGTAGGTTCATCTAAAAATAGCAAGTCCATATCATGCATGAATTCTCGTGCAACTTGTACTCTTCTTCGTTGACCAATAGAAAGATCTTCATTTCTTTTTTTTCTAATTTCAACTAGATCAAAATCTTTCAAAAGTTGCTCCATTCTTTTTTTGCGTTCACTTTTTGTAACATTCCACATCATCCCGTACTTGTCAAGTGATTTTTCAACTGACAAAGTAGGTTCATAGCTTGGCTGTTGTAAAACTACCCCAATTTTGTGACGTACATCTAATGGGTTTTTGATTGCATCAATCCCCAATATTGTCAGAGAACCATTTGAAGGAGGAATGAGAGTGGTAAGTAATTTGATAGTAGTTGATTTTCCTGCTCCATTTGGGCCTAAAAATCCAAAAACCTGGCCAGGTTTTACGGATAAAACAATATCATCTACTGCTTTGATTGAACCATATGATTTTGATAAATGGCGAACCTCAATACAAGACATATTGAAACTGCGATCATACTACTAATTTAGTTAACCAGTTGTTTCATCAGAGACTTTGTTGTAGTTTAGCAAATTATGAAGCAATATCTTCAAAACAAGAAAAATTGAGAATTGATAATTTGAAATTGATAATAAAGCGATCTAAATTAGTGGAAAATGAATGTGATGACATAATGAAATTTTTATTAATAGAATAAAGGTAGCAATTATGAATTGTCTGAATTTGATAGTCTAATTGAAAAATTAATTGAACAAAAACCAGAACTAACTAGAGAAATCATTGAGGAGCAAATAAAACTAAAAAAAGAAAAAATTGGTGCAGGATATCTAACTGATCAAGGGGCATTATTCTTAATTGCATCAGATTATGGGGTAACATTATCAGGACCACTAAAAGTTGAAATGAGTCTAAAAGATCTCTATGCAGGAGCAAAAGAAATTTCATTAGAAACTAGAGTTTTGAATTTATCCCCTGCAAAACAATTTTCAAGAAAAGATGGTTCTCCATTTTATCTTAGAACAATGACAGTGTATGATGATGTAAACTCTACAGCAAGTGTAAAATTATGGGATGAAAAAGCAAACCTTCCAGGAATTGAAAATCTAAAACCAGGAGATTTGATTAAAATCATCAAGGCTTATGTTAAATCAGATCTTGATGGTTCACCAACAATCAATATCGGTTCAGGTTCTAATTTGGAAACTACTGATTCAGCAAGCGAGATTCCAACCATTGACACAATTACAAAAGATGTAAGTGAATTACAAGAAGGTCAAAAAGACCTGGTTGTTTTAGGAGAAATTGATGGTGTTATTAGCAGTATGGAATTTACAAACTCTAGAGGCATGCCTGGAAAAGCATTGAGAATGAGGCTAAAAGGCAAAGACGGAAGTGGAATGAGAGTGGTTCTATGGGGAAAAGATGAATCATCAATTCCAAATATGATCTCACAGTCAGCTAAAGTAAGATTACTTGGTGTCAAAGTCAAATCAGGAAATCAAGGATTAGAAATTCATGGAAATGATGCGACAATTATCGAGATTGAAGGCGGAAAAGAAGCAGAACCAGTAATTGCAAGAGTTCTATCAATATCACCAACAGAAAATGGAAGAAACATGATTTTAGCTGTAGATAACAAAAAAAATCTATACAACATTAGTGACTCATCAAACTCAACTAGCATTTGTGTAGAAGGAGATATCATAGAATGTATGCCATCAAAAGTTTACGGAAATTCAATTACGCTTGATGAAAATTCCTTTGTAAGGAAACTAGAAAATGATGAGAATATTCCTTCATTATCTCAAATTAGAACAAAAATCAATGATGTTAAAGTTGATGGAAATTACTGCATAGAAGCAATAATTTTAAAAGTTCCAGAACGACGTGAAGTTCAAACAAAAACTGGCGAATCAATTGCACTTTCAGAAATGTTTGTCGAAGATGATACTGGACAAATTTGGGTAAAAGGATGGAGAAATCAAGCTAGATTAATTGACAAATGTGAATTAGGAGAAATTGTTTCAATCACAGGTCTCAATGCAAAAGCTGGATTAGAAGGAAGGATAGAGATGTTCTTAACAGCATTTTCTAAAATTACAAAAAAGAATTAAGAATCCCAAAAACCTCTAGTAACTACATACTGCCTTTCTGCCTCATAGATCTGTTTGAATAAGTGTTCTTCATCAACCATATTCCGAAGAATTCTTGCAGCAGTGTCTGCACCCACACCATAACCGGACATGACAATAATAGCAGTTTTACCAAAATTCTCTACTAAAGAAGACACCTTCCAGGCACGATCTGCCTTATGTTTTTCCTCACTAGTCAATTTTTTACCCTCATGTTTTTTTCTAATAATTTTTGAGAGATCATAGTCAGAGTAAAATGTTGTAGTAATTTGTCGTCCTTTACAATATGGACAAATTAAGATATTCTTTACTTCGTTTGTTTCAACAACACGTTCCCATTTTCCACATCTAGCACAAATTAAACGATGTTTTGTTTTTTCGAGTCTAGCTTTTACAAGATCTAAAATTCCTTTATCAAGATTTGCAGGAGAAGAATAGTATTTTGACGTATGATCTAAGATAGGCTCTGCCAATTTTGAAAATTGATCAACTTCTAACCATTTTACATGAATTTGATCTTCACGAATTTCTTTTAAAATTTTATCAGTATTTTTGAGATCATATTTATCATGGAATAATTCACGTAATGCTTCTTGAACAAGTGCAGTTTTTGAATATCTTTCATACAAAAATCGTGCAGATTTTCTTTCATAAACTGCGCCACGTCCTACAATACCAAACTTTTTTGCAACACACCAAGTTCTCCAATTAACATTATGGGTACCGGCAAGAGATGCACTAACCATAGAAAATAAGTCATAATCATCTTTTAAAACTTCTAGAAATAATTTTTCAGATATTCTTGAACGTGAAGATAGCACTATACGATAACCATCAGAACGTGAATCTACAACAGAACCCAACATGGAAGACAACATAGAAGAGAGCAATGTAGAAAGTGTAGAATTAATTTTTGTACCAAAACAAGAGTGAAGCACAATTGATCCTTGAGATCTATTTGATTCAATCACTATGGTATTCTCATCAGAAATTTCATTAAAATTTAATTTTTCAATTGTTTTGTTTGTTAATTGAAGTAAGCCTGAACGCACTTTACTTCTAAAATTACCCACTTTTCTAGCAGTCTTATAATCAATAGGAATATTTTCACCTTCCCAATATGGAACAGTAATTCCTCCACCTCTAAACGGCTCAACATTTACAGTAAATGATTTCTCATCAACATTTAGAATTCTCCATTGTGAGCCTTTTAGAACAAAAATATTTCCAGAATCACCATAATCACCTACAAATCTCTGATCTAAACTTCCGATGATTTTTTTCCCTACACTATCAAACACTTTGAATTTGAGAATGTCGGGGATGGTAGAAAGATTTTCAAAATAATATTTGAAAGAACGACCTTTCTTCCAAAAAGTCATCTTTGTTCTATCAAAAAATATCAAATAATTTGAATCAAGTAAATCTAGAACACCTACAAGTTCTTCTAATTTTAGATTTCTAAATGGATAAGCTTGAGTAATCAAATCAAATGCTTTTTCAATTGAAATTTCTCCAATTTGCATTGCAAGCCCAACAAGATGATGAGCCAGAACGTCAAGTGAACCATCATGAATTTTTTGCTCCTCAATAGAACCCTCTTGAATTCTTTGAAGTATTGCTTGCGCTTCGTATTCATCATCAGAGTTATTTGTAATGATTAATCCTTTAGCAGAGGCATTACGATTATGTCTGCTTCTACCTATTCTTTGAACCAATTTAGACACTTGTCGAGGCGAGCCATAATGAATAACTAATTCAACAGAACCAATATCCAACCCTAATTCAAGAGAAGAAGTACAAACAACAATTCCTCGTTTTCCTTCACGTAAATTTTGTTCAGTCTCTTCTCTGACTTCTTTTGAAAGAGAACCATGATGCAACTCAATTGGAATAGTAGATTTTTCTTTAAGTATTGAGGCTAGAAACTCAGATTCTCCTCTGGTGTTTGTAAATAAGAGAATAGGAGAATCTAAATTTAATTCAGACACATGTTCAATGATTTTTTCTGCAACATCAGAAATTGTTCCATCTACATATTTTATGTCTACATCATATTTTCTTACAGAAGTATCTCTAATTATTTCACATTTTCTTTTGGTACCTACAACAAATTTTCCTGCTTCCTCAAAATTCCCAACAGTAGCAGATAAGCCTATTTTTGTAAGTGGGAATTTGGAATTATATTCCAATCGCTCAATACTTAGAGAGAGTTGAGTGCCTCGTTCACTAGACAATAATTCATGTACCTCATCAATTACAATCCATTCTAAATCAGATAGTGCCTCAAGATATTTGACTTGAGTTAAAAGAATAACCAAAGTTTCAGGAGTTGTAATTAGAACATCAGGAGGATTTTCAGTAATTTTTTTTCTATCTTTTTGTGTTGTGTCACCATGTCTGATTTCAATACTCAATTCACTTTGATGCGCATATTTTGTAATTCTTCGAAAAACATCTCGATTTAATGCACGCAAAGGAGTAATGTAGAGAGCTTTTATTTTTCCTGTTTTTTTGGAATTTTTTAATAAAGAGAAAATTGGAATGACAGAGCATTCTGTCTTTCCAGAACCAGTAGGGGCAATAACTAAGCAATCTTTTTTTTTCAGAATTATAGGAGAAGCCTTTTTTTGAATTTCAGTTAGATTGGAAAAACCAAAATTCTCAAACAGAGATTCAGGAATCAGATTCATCTGGTGTTTTAGATCGTGATCTTTCATAAACAATTACACCAACTAGTCCTATTGCAAACATCACTATAGTAATAGTTGGAAGATAATCAAAAATATCTGCCATTGTTTACCTTCTTACAGGAGTGTTAAATATCTTCAGGAACACATGATAATCCTGATTTGTTAATTGTATATGAAAATGAATTTTCTACAAAAGGTGAATAGATTTTTCCATTGAATTTTGAGGAATTTTTTGTAAGATGTATTTTGATATGAGTAAATGGATCGATTGCACTTTTCATATTTTCAATTTCTTTTCCATCCAAATTTCTTATCATATTAGTGATGACGACAGGGATTTTGTTAGATATTGCAAAATTAGACAAATCATGCATATATTTCATAAACAAAGAATTTTTTTCAAAAACAGCTTCATTTTTTTGATATTCATACGAAAACAAATCAGTTACATTATCAATTACAATTAATGAGAAATTTTTGTCAATATTTTTTATTGAGTTAATTTGTTCAGAGGTGTTAGTTAATCTGGAAACAGTAATTTTGTTAAGAAAATTAAATTGAGGTTCAGATGTTTTTTGGATATCCAATATTCTTTCAGGTCTAAAACCCCCTGTTGTATCAAAATACAGGACATGGCCCCCATTTTTGATAGAATTTATTGTCAATTGTAATAATAGTTGGGTTTTTCCCGTTCCATTTTTTCCAAAAATATCTACAATTATTCCATCTGGAATTCCTCCAGATAGAGATTTATCTAATTTTTGTAATCCAGTTGAGATCATTTGTGTTATTATTAGAAAAGGAAGAAAAAATTTAAGGAATTTCTGTTTTCTCAAAGGAGGTAAGGCTTTTATTCTAGAGAACAAAGTTGCAAAACAAGTGAACAATTAGTGTCTCAATCAAATAGCGCAAAAAGACCTCTAACAACTCTTCAAAAAAGCACAAAGAAGAAAGTTACTGTAAGACTGAAAAATGAAGTCGAATACAAAGGTAAAATGGATAATGTTGATTCATACATGAATTTGATAATGACAGATGCTGAAGAACTACATGAAGGCAAAACTATCGCAAACTATGGCAGAGTTATCGTAAGAGGTAACAATGTATTATTCATCAAACTAGAAAATGAACTCTAGTGGGTAGTGAGTTTTATGACAAATAATTTTCTATTTACGTCTGAATCAGTAACAGAAGGACATCCAGACAAAATTTGTGATAATATTTCTGATGCGTTTTTAGATGAATTTCTTAAGCAAGATCCAGAATCAAGAGTTGCAGTTGAAACAATGGTTACTACAGATTTTGTTGCGGTTGCAGGAGAAGTAACATCTAAAGCAAATTTTGATAAAAAAGCTCAAGAAGAACTTGTCAGAAAAACCATACGAGAAATTGGATATGATAATAAAGATTTGATGTTCGATACAGAATCTTGTGAAGTGACTTTACGTCTTCATTCACAAAGTCCAGATATCAGTCAAGGGGTTACAGCTACTGAAGAAAAGGAACAAGGTGCAGGAGATCAAGGATTGATGTTTGGGTATGCTACAAATGAAACAGAAGAACTTATGCCAATGCCCATATTGCTCTCACAAAAACTTGCACAAAAATTATCCGAAGTAAGAAAAAATAATACACTACCATGGGCAAGACCAGATGGAAAAACTCAAGTTTCTGTAAGATATGAAGATGACAAACCAACTAAAATTGAAACAGTAGTTGTTTCCACTCAACATGCACCAGAAATTTCCCAAGAAGAGATTTCAAAAGAAGTTATTGATAAGGTGATTAAACCAGTATTAGGAAATCTATGGAATGATGATATCAAAATTCACATCAATCCAACTGGAAAATTTGTAATTGGAGGACCACATGGAGATGCAGGTCTTACTGGAAGAAAGATTATTGTGGATACTTATGGGGGATTTGGAAGACATGGAGGAGGAGCTTTCTCTGGTAAAGATCCGTCAAAAGTTGACAGATCAGCTTGTTACATGTGTAGGTATATTGCAAAAAATTTGGTTGCAGCAGGTCTTGCAGATAGATGTGAAGTTCAACTTGCATACGCAATTGGAGTTGCAGAACCAGTATCATTATACGTCAACACATTTGGAACAAACAAGATTCCTGAAAATCAAATCGAAGATTTAGTTAGAAAGAATTTTGATATGAAACCATCTGGAATTATTTCACAATTAGACTTGAAAAGGCCAATTTACAAAAAAACAGCATCATATGGTCATTTTGGAAGAAACGAGCCAGAGTTTGGTTGGGAAAAAACAAACAAAGTTGATGTGCTAAAGCAAGGCGCCGGTCTTTAACAATTCTTTAACTGATTGAAAATTTATTTTTGATAAATTTCTGAGTTTTTCGTGATCTCCAACGAAATTTCCAACCAGAATATTGAGATCATCTACCCCATAATCAAATTTTGAGTCAGTTATTGCAAGATTGTATGCTTTTTCAATATCAACATAACATAGTTTGATTTTTTTCTTTTGTAGGAATAATTGAATGTATTTTTCAAATGAAATTATTTCAGGACCAACAAGATCTATTATTTTATTTTTAAATTTCTTATCAACAATAGATTGAAAAATTATTTTTGTAACATCATTTATTGAAATTGGTTGGATGGAATATTTTCCAGAACCAGGAATAATGATTTCATCTTTTTTAATAGATTTCTTCAAGTATTTAGTGAAAAGATCATCTTTGCCTACAATATATGAAGGTCGAAAAATTGTATAATCAATTTTTGAATTAATAATAGATTTTTCAGACTTGTATTTTGATATAAAATATCCAACACAGGTATCAGAAGATACACCTAATCCACTTGCATAAACAAATTTTTTGATTTTTGCTTTTTTAGATAAGCTAACAATTTTTCGTGTCAGTTGAAAATTAATTGATTCATAATCAGTGTTTACAGATTGCTTCCCAATTCCTATAAGATGAATTAAAGCATCAGATTTTTTTATTTTGGGAAGAAGTGATTTTTGATCATAGTTTTTAGAGACAATTTTTGTTTCATTTTTGAAGGATTTAAAATTTTTTCTAGATATTGAAATAAGATGAATGTTTTTTTCAGACAAATACTTTCTAAGATTTTTTGCCACAAACCCATTAGCACCAGTAATCACTATTTGAAGAGGTTTATCCATAAGAATTTCAAGTAGTTTTTATTTTAAATCTATTTGGAAAATAAAAAATGCTAAACAAGAGTTAATACAGCAAAATGAATACACCAGTTGTGGCAGAAGAAAAAAAGCTAAGAACAGGGTATACAACAGGAAGTTCTGCTACTGCAGCATCGAAAGCAGCATTGTTATCAATTATCAAACAACAAAATATTGAAGAAGTTGGAATTACCTTACCTAAAAAATCTACAATTAAGATTCCCGTTAATTCATGTAAATTTGAAAAAAATAAGGCAAAATGTTCTGTGATAAAGGATGGAGGAGATGATCCAGATGTCACACATGGTGCTGAAATCATAGTTGAAGTAACACTCAATGATAACAAAAATCAAATTGAAATCGATGGTGGAGAAGGAGTAGGCATAGTAACTAAACCAGGTTTAGGTTTAGAAATCAACAAACCGGCTATTAACCCAGTTCCAAAAAAAATGATTACAGAAAATCTTCAAGAAATAGGAGAAAACATCCTAAAAGAAAAAGGAATTAGAGTTGTAATATCAGTTCCAAAAGGTAAAGAATTAGGACCAAAAACAGACAATCCTAGATTAGGTATCAAAGATGGAATTTCGATTTTAGGTACAAGTGGTATAGTAATTCCATTTTCAACTGCATCATATGCTGCATCAATTAGACAAAATTTGGATGTTTCAATTGCTATGGGAAATGATACAGTAGTGTTAACAACTGGAGGACGAAGTGAAGATTTTGCAAAAAAGATCATAGATCTACCAGAACATTGTTTTGTACAGATGGGAGACTTTTCTGGATATACAATTCAACAATGTGGTAAAAAGAATATCAAAAAAGCATATGTTGTTGGATTTATTGGAAAACTTGCAAAGATGGCAGCAGGAGTTAAACAAACTCATGTCAAAGGTTCAAAAGTGGATATGAATTTTCTAGCAGAATTAGCAAAAAAAGTCAATGCAGATGAAAAAATTATTGATATTATTAAAAAAGCAAATACAGCAAGACATGTATCAGAAATTATTCAAGAAAATAACATAGAGGGATTTTTTGAATTAATATGTGCTGAAGTGTATAGGCATATGAGAAAACACAGTGAAGAAAAAGTTCCAATCGATGTAATATTGTTTGATTTTGAAGGAAATATCTTGGCAAGAGAACCAAGAGGGTAAGGTATTTTATTAAATCAACAAAGTTTTGAGTATGGAAAGAATTTCAGTTCTTGCAATTACCAAAAATGGCATAAATATTGGTCAAAACATCAAAAAATTTTTTCCAAAATGGACTATTTTTGCGCCATCTAAGTTTTCTAACCGAGATGATTCTATAACATGGTATTCAGAGCCTACATCAGAGAAAATTGTTGAACTTTTCAAGAAAAATGATGCCTTAATCTGTCTATTTTCTCTAGGAGCAGTAATTCGATTAATTGCACCTTATCTTAAAGACAAAAAGACAGATCCTGCAGTAATTGTAATTGATGATAAAACAAATTTTGTAATTAGTGTATTATCAGGACACATAGGTGGCGCAAATGAGCTTACTGAAAAAATTGCAGAAAAATTACAAGCGCAACCAGTAATCACTACAGCTGCAGATGTAAACAAGACTATTGCTGTAGATTTACTTGGAAAAAATTTTGGGTGGGAGATTGAAGATGATTCAAGTGTTACTAGAATTAGTGCACATATGGTAAATGAAGAACCAATAGGGGTTTTTCA encodes the following:
- a CDS encoding cobalt-precorrin-5B (C(1))-methyltransferase, producing the protein MNTPVVAEEKKLRTGYTTGSSATAASKAALLSIIKQQNIEEVGITLPKKSTIKIPVNSCKFEKNKAKCSVIKDGGDDPDVTHGAEIIVEVTLNDNKNQIEIDGGEGVGIVTKPGLGLEINKPAINPVPKKMITENLQEIGENILKEKGIRVVISVPKGKELGPKTDNPRLGIKDGISILGTSGIVIPFSTASYAASIRQNLDVSIAMGNDTVVLTTGGRSEDFAKKIIDLPEHCFVQMGDFSGYTIQQCGKKNIKKAYVVGFIGKLAKMAAGVKQTHVKGSKVDMNFLAELAKKVNADEKIIDIIKKANTARHVSEIIQENNIEGFFELICAEVYRHMRKHSEEKVPIDVILFDFEGNILAREPRG